Proteins encoded together in one Proteiniborus ethanoligenes window:
- a CDS encoding radical SAM protein, producing the protein MGEKTIVENIQSFGLKKVLNYLDSDPDANIPKILDWVEKFDREGTVKGQLKTFRDVVEDKGGNWYKLIKSLWTDVDDGVRKTLFENFIINATIVGGQRQEKTRKENNCNVPWAILMDPTSACNLHCTGCWAAEYGNRLNMDIDTLDNIIKQGKEMGIYMYIYSGGEPLVRKKDIISLCEKHKDCAFLAFTNGTLIDEDFANEMLRVKNFVPAISVEGFEEETDFRRGEGTYKAVIKAMEILKSKKLPFGISCCYTSKNTETIGSEEYFDDMIEKGAKFAWLFTYMPVGKDAVPELLATPEQREYMYHQVRKFRSTKPLFTMDFWNDGEYVNGCIAGGRNYLHINANGDIEPCAFIHYSDSNIRDKSLLEAFKSPLFMQYRENQPFNNNHLRPCPLLDNPGRLTAMVERSRAKSTDMENPEDVRELSSKCEDAAKNWAPVANKLWNR; encoded by the coding sequence ATGGGTGAAAAAACAATCGTAGAAAACATACAATCATTTGGCTTAAAAAAAGTGTTGAACTACTTAGACAGCGATCCGGATGCCAATATTCCTAAAATCCTTGACTGGGTAGAAAAATTTGATAGAGAAGGCACTGTAAAGGGACAGCTTAAAACATTCCGAGACGTAGTAGAAGATAAAGGAGGAAATTGGTACAAACTTATAAAAAGTCTGTGGACAGATGTGGATGATGGTGTAAGAAAAACCTTGTTTGAAAACTTTATAATTAACGCTACTATTGTTGGTGGACAAAGACAAGAAAAAACTAGAAAAGAAAACAATTGTAATGTTCCTTGGGCTATTTTAATGGACCCTACCTCTGCATGTAATCTACACTGCACTGGATGCTGGGCTGCAGAATATGGGAACCGCTTAAATATGGATATAGATACATTAGATAATATCATTAAACAAGGTAAAGAAATGGGTATCTATATGTATATATATTCTGGTGGTGAACCACTTGTTAGAAAAAAAGACATTATAAGTCTATGTGAAAAACACAAAGACTGTGCATTTCTTGCTTTTACTAATGGAACTTTAATTGACGAAGATTTTGCAAATGAAATGCTACGGGTTAAAAATTTTGTACCAGCTATTAGTGTAGAAGGCTTCGAAGAAGAAACAGATTTCAGACGTGGAGAAGGTACATATAAAGCAGTAATAAAAGCAATGGAAATTCTAAAATCTAAAAAATTGCCTTTCGGTATATCCTGCTGCTATACTAGCAAAAATACTGAAACTATAGGTAGTGAAGAATATTTTGATGATATGATAGAAAAGGGTGCAAAATTTGCATGGCTCTTTACCTATATGCCTGTAGGCAAGGATGCAGTACCCGAATTATTAGCGACACCTGAACAAAGAGAATATATGTATCATCAGGTTAGAAAATTCCGTAGTACTAAACCCTTATTTACTATGGATTTTTGGAATGATGGAGAATACGTAAATGGATGTATTGCAGGTGGGCGAAACTATCTTCATATCAATGCTAATGGAGATATTGAACCCTGTGCATTTATTCACTATTCTGATTCAAACATTCGGGATAAGTCTTTGCTAGAAGCATTTAAATCACCTTTATTTATGCAATATCGTGAGAACCAGCCATTTAACAATAATCATTTACGTCCTTGCCCACTACTAGATAATCCAGGAAGGTTAACAGCTATGGTGGAAAGGTCTAGAGCTAAATCTACTGACATGGAAAATCCAGAGGATGTACGTGAACTAAGTAGTAAATGTGAAGATGCAGCTAAAAACTGGGCGCCAGTTGCAAATAAACTTTGGAACAGATAA
- a CDS encoding DUF3160 domain-containing protein yields MRRLSLCLIIIMVMSSFLVGCNNENVINPGEGPINKEEAPKGKQSSIDWTIPEEIHNIHIPYNPTAYEAKVLPYTIAEDLSNIENINQFSGFTHEQKKMLSKNGFVVLPSRDTKIYYAYEENEYLGVPNFVTTDSVLHLYHQFFDKSLIFLEGEILYKDLEALTDRMLIKSIELLNEIKDEELKDIQKSNIAYFLIAKMLLEGDSNIEVSLDEGIMALANSEYALIQEAGGYGDSPLFHIKLDYSQFIVRGHYTRNENLEKFFKTMMWYGFTPIELMNLRTEELYYENTIKALLMTYTAFREYEGYNDIKAWNNIYEPTGFYVGQSDDINLLDIKDMIIGVFGEDVDINKIIDKAYYDKIHQGVKDLRKAEIVGSFMTKDETKSFKFMGQRYILDGYIMQELMDVYYRPVPNGLDVMGVLGSKYGEDLLFKFYEPQKQWSLYAERYNHLKAEIESYSDELWQKNLYNGWLWSIQKQLTEFHKDSGMPIFMTNDSWKSKSLNTALSSYAELKHDTVLYGKQPVAEMGGPLEFADQHYVEPNIELYDTLLWLMKYTVENLEARGLLNDSLKEGSKEYIKLLELLKSTSQKELDNEPLSEDEKMNLLWIGGVMENIINCYTYGSVSKEELLNGAYPIEKSAMLISDVATVPNHHYLSMGTGYFDHIYVVVPVEDKLYLTRGSVYSYYEFLSDKRLTDEEWWELHGLKTIKDSGFEYLEYGEPSSKLPAQPFWVSTFKSKTNNVDIEPLEVDWEKLNE; encoded by the coding sequence GTGAGAAGATTGTCTTTATGCTTAATAATAATTATGGTAATGAGCAGTTTTTTAGTAGGTTGCAATAATGAAAATGTTATTAATCCAGGAGAAGGGCCTATAAATAAAGAAGAAGCTCCAAAAGGTAAGCAATCTAGTATAGACTGGACGATTCCAGAGGAGATACACAATATCCACATACCTTACAATCCAACCGCATATGAGGCAAAGGTACTTCCCTATACTATTGCAGAGGATTTATCAAATATTGAAAACATAAATCAATTTTCAGGGTTTACTCATGAACAAAAGAAGATGCTTTCTAAAAATGGCTTTGTTGTACTACCTAGTAGAGATACAAAAATCTACTATGCATACGAAGAAAATGAATATCTTGGTGTACCAAATTTCGTTACTACAGACTCAGTACTACACTTATACCATCAGTTTTTTGACAAATCACTTATATTCCTTGAAGGAGAAATATTGTATAAGGATTTAGAGGCATTGACAGATAGAATGCTTATTAAATCTATAGAGCTACTTAATGAAATAAAGGATGAAGAGCTAAAGGATATTCAGAAAAGCAATATAGCTTATTTTCTAATAGCTAAAATGCTTTTAGAAGGAGATTCAAATATAGAGGTTTCCTTAGACGAGGGTATAATGGCTTTAGCAAATAGTGAATATGCACTTATCCAAGAAGCTGGTGGCTATGGGGACTCGCCTTTATTTCACATTAAGCTAGATTATTCACAATTCATAGTAAGGGGACATTATACGAGAAATGAAAATCTTGAAAAATTCTTTAAGACAATGATGTGGTATGGATTTACTCCTATTGAGCTAATGAATCTTAGAACGGAGGAGCTATATTATGAAAATACCATAAAGGCATTATTAATGACTTATACTGCATTTAGAGAATATGAAGGCTACAATGATATTAAAGCATGGAATAATATATATGAGCCAACTGGATTTTATGTAGGACAATCAGATGATATAAACCTTTTAGATATAAAGGATATGATTATTGGGGTATTTGGTGAAGATGTAGATATAAATAAAATCATTGATAAAGCCTATTATGATAAAATACACCAAGGAGTAAAAGATTTAAGAAAAGCCGAAATAGTTGGAAGCTTCATGACAAAGGATGAAACTAAAAGCTTTAAGTTTATGGGACAGAGATATATTTTAGATGGGTATATTATGCAGGAATTAATGGATGTATATTATAGACCTGTTCCTAATGGATTAGATGTAATGGGAGTATTAGGTAGTAAATATGGGGAAGACCTGTTATTTAAATTCTATGAGCCTCAGAAGCAATGGAGCTTATACGCGGAAAGATACAATCATTTGAAAGCAGAGATTGAAAGCTATTCAGATGAACTATGGCAAAAAAATCTATATAATGGCTGGCTTTGGTCAATTCAAAAACAATTAACTGAATTCCACAAAGACTCTGGTATGCCAATATTTATGACAAATGATTCTTGGAAGAGTAAATCGTTGAATACAGCTTTATCGAGCTATGCAGAGCTAAAGCATGATACGGTATTATATGGTAAACAGCCTGTTGCTGAAATGGGAGGACCATTAGAGTTTGCAGATCAGCATTATGTAGAGCCTAATATAGAATTATATGATACATTACTCTGGTTAATGAAGTACACTGTAGAAAACCTAGAAGCAAGAGGATTGTTAAATGACAGCTTAAAAGAAGGAAGCAAAGAGTATATTAAGCTACTTGAGCTTTTAAAATCTACTTCTCAGAAAGAGCTTGATAATGAACCTCTTTCTGAGGATGAAAAAATGAACCTATTATGGATTGGTGGAGTAATGGAAAATATAATAAACTGCTACACCTATGGTAGTGTATCTAAGGAAGAACTACTTAATGGAGCATATCCAATAGAAAAAAGTGCAATGCTCATATCAGATGTGGCTACAGTCCCTAATCATCATTATTTAAGTATGGGAACAGGGTATTTTGATCACATATATGTAGTTGTACCTGTTGAAGATAAATTATATTTAACTAGAGGGTCAGTATATTCTTATTATGAATTCCTTAGCGACAAACGATTAACTGATGAAGAATGGTGGGAGCTTCATGGACTTAAAACCATAAAGGATTCAGGCTTTGAATACTTAGAATATGGAGAACCATCTAGCAAATTACCAGCTCAGCCTTTCTGGGTAAGCACATTTAAATCTAAAACTAATAATGTAGACATAGAGCCTTTAGAGGTTGATTGGGAAAAATTAAATGAATAA
- the typA gene encoding translational GTPase TypA yields MKTKREDIRNLAIIAHVDHGKTTLVDQLLRQSGIFRENQVVHDRVMDSNDLERERGITILSKNTAVYYKDTKINIIDTPGHADFGGEVERVLKMVNGVILVVDAFEGAMPQTKFVLKKALELNLPVIVCINKVDRPEARPNEVIDEVLDLFIELGADESQLECPFVFASAKSGTASLDMNSQKDNMEDLFETIVKYIPAPEGEKDEPLQVLISTIDYNEYVGRIGIGKVERGSIKVNEPVVIVNYLEPETVKKVKITKVYEFEGLNRVEVESANIGSIIAVSGVEGIHIGDTICAPENPEPLPFIKISEPTIAMTFSVNNSPFAGQEGKFVTSRQIRERLFKELNTDVSLRIEETDLTDSFKVSGRGELHLSILIETMRREGYEFQVSKPEVLYRTIDGKRHEPIERVTIDVPEEFVGSVIEKLGQRKGELVTMTPSNGGYTRLEFLIPARGLIGYRSEFMTDTRGNGILNSVFEGYQPYKGDIPRRPQGSLVAFESGEAVTYGLYAAQERGILFITPGTKVYAGMVVGQNAKSGDIEVNVCRKKQLTNTRASGSDDALRLSPPKIMSLEEALEFIENDELLEITPESIRVRKSILDSNLRYKSNRK; encoded by the coding sequence GTGAAAACAAAAAGAGAAGATATAAGAAATCTAGCTATAATTGCCCACGTTGATCATGGAAAAACTACACTTGTAGATCAGCTTTTAAGACAAAGTGGAATATTTAGAGAAAACCAAGTAGTACACGACAGGGTCATGGACTCAAATGACCTAGAAAGAGAAAGAGGCATAACAATATTATCAAAAAACACAGCAGTTTATTATAAAGATACAAAGATTAATATTATAGATACACCTGGACATGCTGATTTTGGTGGAGAGGTAGAGCGTGTTCTTAAAATGGTAAATGGTGTAATCCTAGTTGTAGATGCTTTTGAAGGTGCTATGCCACAGACTAAGTTTGTATTGAAAAAGGCTTTAGAATTAAACCTGCCAGTAATAGTATGTATAAATAAAGTAGATAGACCAGAAGCAAGACCTAATGAAGTTATAGATGAAGTGTTAGATTTATTTATTGAGCTAGGTGCAGACGAAAGTCAGCTAGAATGTCCATTTGTATTTGCATCTGCAAAAAGTGGAACAGCCTCATTAGACATGAACTCACAAAAGGACAACATGGAGGATTTATTTGAAACAATAGTGAAATATATCCCAGCACCAGAGGGTGAAAAAGATGAACCTCTTCAAGTCCTCATATCTACCATTGATTATAATGAATATGTAGGTAGAATAGGTATTGGAAAGGTTGAAAGAGGTAGCATTAAAGTAAACGAACCAGTGGTCATAGTAAACTATCTAGAGCCAGAAACAGTTAAAAAAGTAAAAATAACTAAAGTTTATGAATTCGAGGGGCTAAATAGAGTTGAAGTGGAAAGTGCTAACATAGGAAGCATAATCGCAGTATCAGGAGTTGAGGGCATACACATAGGAGATACTATATGTGCACCTGAAAATCCAGAGCCACTTCCTTTTATTAAAATATCCGAACCGACTATAGCCATGACATTTTCTGTTAACAATAGTCCCTTTGCAGGACAGGAAGGAAAATTCGTAACCTCAAGGCAAATTAGAGAAAGACTTTTCAAAGAGTTAAATACAGATGTAAGCCTAAGGATAGAAGAAACAGATTTAACTGATTCCTTTAAAGTATCAGGTAGAGGGGAGCTTCATCTTTCAATACTAATAGAAACCATGAGAAGAGAAGGCTACGAATTCCAAGTATCAAAGCCAGAGGTTCTATATAGAACCATTGATGGTAAAAGGCATGAGCCTATAGAAAGGGTTACAATAGATGTGCCTGAGGAATTTGTTGGTTCAGTCATAGAAAAGCTAGGACAAAGAAAAGGTGAATTAGTAACCATGACTCCATCTAATGGAGGATATACTAGGCTAGAATTTTTAATACCTGCTAGAGGTCTTATTGGCTATCGTTCAGAGTTCATGACCGATACCCGAGGTAATGGTATATTAAACTCAGTATTTGAAGGATACCAGCCTTATAAAGGAGATATACCTAGAAGACCACAGGGCTCATTAGTAGCTTTTGAATCTGGAGAGGCTGTAACATATGGGCTTTATGCAGCACAGGAAAGAGGAATACTCTTTATTACACCAGGAACTAAGGTATATGCAGGTATGGTAGTAGGACAAAATGCAAAGTCTGGAGATATAGAAGTAAATGTATGTAGAAAAAAACAGCTTACAAATACTAGAGCGTCTGGGTCAGATGATGCATTAAGACTTTCACCACCTAAGATTATGAGTCTTGAAGAAGCATTAGAATTCATCGAAAATGATGAGCTCTTGGAGATTACTCCAGAAAGCATTAGAGTAAGAAAAAGCATATTAGACAGCAATTTAAGATATAAATCCAATAGAAAATAG
- the rpsD gene encoding 30S ribosomal protein S4: MARPMGPRFKIVRRLGVNVFNHPKALKRGAKQQSKQSDYGKQLMEKQKLKAYYGMLEKQFKIYVDEALSSPGNPGENLVQRLECRLDNLTYRLGFASTLRQARQMVVHGHILVNERKTNIPSYKVKVGDELSLREKSRNNEMFVENFKSNELYLNYLQKDIESFSGKLIAIPKREEVPIEVVDSYIIELYSK, from the coding sequence TTGGCAAGACCAATGGGTCCAAGATTTAAAATTGTAAGACGTCTTGGCGTAAATGTATTTAATCACCCAAAAGCTCTAAAAAGAGGAGCTAAACAACAGTCAAAACAATCCGATTATGGAAAGCAGCTAATGGAGAAGCAAAAGTTAAAGGCATATTACGGAATGTTAGAAAAACAATTTAAAATATATGTAGATGAGGCGCTATCCTCTCCTGGAAATCCTGGAGAAAACCTAGTCCAAAGGCTAGAGTGCCGTTTAGACAATTTAACTTATAGACTAGGCTTTGCATCTACCTTAAGACAAGCTAGACAAATGGTGGTTCATGGTCATATACTTGTAAATGAGAGGAAAACAAATATACCTTCATACAAGGTGAAGGTGGGAGACGAACTTTCATTAAGAGAAAAATCAAGAAATAACGAAATGTTCGTAGAAAACTTTAAAAGCAATGAACTGTATTTAAACTATCTTCAAAAAGATATAGAGAGCTTTTCAGGAAAGCTAATAGCTATACCTAAAAGAGAAGAAGTACCTATAGAAGTTGTAGATTCATATATTATAGAGCTTTATTCTAAATAA
- a CDS encoding YgiQ family radical SAM protein yields MFQFLPINKQDMEERGWEQLDFILITGDAYVDHPSFGAAIIGRLLESEGFKVGIIAQPEWTNIRDFKKLGEPRLAFLVTGGNIDSMVNHYTVAKRKRRQDAYSPGGEMGLRPDRATIVYSNRIKEAYSHVPIILGGIEASLRRLAHYDYWDNKIRRSILLDSKADLLVYGMGEKQIVDIAHGLENGIDIHYLNFIKGTVYKTKSIDHIHEGVLLPSYDEIIESKKKYAESFIAQHNNMDSIWGKTLIEPYRDIYVVENPPAKPMEQSELDRTYSLPYMRAYHPIYEKAGGIPAVEEVKFSIISNRGCFGSCSFCALTFHQGRVLQSRSHISIITEAEKIVWEPDFKGYIHDVGGPTANFRHRACDKQVKHGVCKDKQCLFPEPCKQLKIDHKDYLSLLRKLRGLPNVKKVFIRSGIRYDYLIHDKDDEFFRELCQHHVSGQLKVAPEHISPNVLEKMGKPNKEVYNSFVKKYKKINKDLGLNQFIVPYLMSSHPGSTLKEAVELAEYLRDLGYMPEQVQDFYPTPGTLSTCMYYTDLDPRTMKEVYVPKNPREKAMQRALIQYRNPKNYELVHEALIKADRKDLIGYGEKCLIWPRKKENEGKDNRDRKNIKGKDSTKSKKYKGVKYKTKSSTKPDKSTSRRKKK; encoded by the coding sequence ATGTTTCAATTTTTACCTATAAATAAACAGGATATGGAAGAAAGAGGCTGGGAGCAGCTAGATTTTATACTGATTACAGGAGATGCGTATGTAGACCATCCTTCCTTTGGAGCAGCAATAATTGGAAGATTATTGGAAAGCGAAGGGTTTAAAGTAGGCATAATAGCTCAGCCTGAATGGACAAATATTAGGGACTTTAAAAAGCTAGGTGAGCCTAGGCTTGCTTTTTTAGTTACTGGTGGCAATATTGATTCTATGGTAAATCACTATACAGTAGCTAAGAGAAAAAGGCGACAGGATGCATATTCACCCGGAGGAGAGATGGGTCTTCGACCAGATAGAGCGACCATAGTCTATAGCAATAGGATAAAGGAAGCCTATAGCCATGTACCTATAATATTAGGTGGCATAGAGGCTAGCCTTAGAAGACTTGCACATTATGATTATTGGGATAATAAGATAAGACGTTCTATATTATTAGACTCTAAAGCAGATTTATTGGTTTATGGCATGGGGGAAAAACAAATAGTAGATATAGCTCATGGATTAGAAAACGGCATAGATATCCATTATTTAAATTTTATTAAAGGAACAGTGTATAAAACTAAAAGTATAGACCATATACATGAAGGTGTTTTACTTCCATCCTATGATGAAATAATAGAATCGAAAAAGAAATACGCAGAAAGCTTTATAGCTCAGCATAACAACATGGATTCAATATGGGGAAAAACATTAATAGAGCCATATAGAGATATATATGTAGTAGAAAATCCACCTGCTAAACCAATGGAGCAATCAGAACTAGACAGAACATATTCATTACCATATATGAGAGCCTATCACCCAATATATGAGAAGGCAGGAGGAATACCTGCAGTAGAGGAAGTGAAATTTAGTATAATTAGCAATAGAGGCTGCTTTGGAAGCTGTAGCTTTTGTGCACTTACCTTTCATCAGGGAAGAGTACTGCAATCTAGAAGCCACATATCTATAATAACAGAAGCAGAAAAAATCGTCTGGGAGCCAGATTTCAAGGGCTATATACATGATGTAGGAGGTCCGACGGCTAATTTTAGACATAGAGCATGTGACAAGCAAGTAAAGCATGGTGTATGTAAGGATAAGCAATGTCTTTTTCCAGAGCCATGTAAGCAATTAAAAATAGATCATAAGGATTATTTAAGTCTTTTACGAAAACTTAGAGGGCTGCCTAATGTAAAAAAAGTATTTATTCGTTCAGGAATAAGATACGATTATTTAATACATGATAAGGATGATGAGTTTTTTAGAGAACTATGTCAGCATCATGTAAGTGGACAGCTAAAAGTAGCTCCAGAGCACATTTCACCAAATGTTTTAGAAAAAATGGGCAAGCCAAATAAAGAAGTGTATAATAGCTTCGTGAAAAAATACAAAAAGATAAACAAAGATCTAGGCCTAAATCAATTTATAGTACCATATTTAATGTCTAGTCATCCTGGGTCTACATTAAAAGAAGCAGTAGAGTTAGCAGAGTATTTGAGAGATTTAGGATATATGCCAGAACAGGTGCAAGACTTCTATCCAACACCTGGAACACTATCTACATGCATGTACTATACAGACTTAGACCCTAGAACCATGAAGGAAGTATATGTGCCTAAAAACCCACGTGAAAAAGCAATGCAAAGAGCACTTATTCAATACAGAAATCCTAAAAATTATGAATTAGTACATGAAGCACTTATAAAGGCAGACAGAAAGGATTTAATAGGCTATGGAGAGAAATGCTTAATATGGCCTAGAAAAAAAGAAAATGAAGGAAAAGACAATAGAGATAGAAAAAATATTAAAGGAAAAGATTCAACAAAAAGCAAGAAATATAAAGGAGTAAAGTACAAGACTAAGAGTAGCACTAAACCAGATAAAAGCACTAGTAGAAGAAAGAAAAAATAG
- a CDS encoding TetR/AcrR family transcriptional regulator C-terminal domain-containing protein: MSDSSITKMALANAMKELMTELPLHKVSISNIVEKCNLSRKSFYYHFKDKYDLVNWIFYTDFVSNFQKNTDILDWNLIKSICEFFYENKFFYSNVLEVRGQNSFYDYFGEILSPIIELHFEDMFEESEDKNFYVIFFTDAIRTSIARWLLEGAKISPNKYVKLLKTAVTGIALKIVEDMDLD, translated from the coding sequence ATGTCTGACTCATCAATTACAAAGATGGCATTAGCAAATGCTATGAAAGAGCTAATGACAGAATTACCATTGCATAAGGTTAGCATCTCAAATATTGTAGAAAAATGCAATTTAAGTAGAAAAAGCTTTTACTATCATTTCAAAGACAAATATGATTTAGTAAATTGGATTTTTTATACAGACTTTGTATCTAATTTTCAAAAAAATACAGACATACTAGACTGGAACTTGATTAAAAGTATATGTGAGTTTTTTTATGAAAATAAATTTTTTTACTCTAATGTTCTTGAAGTAAGAGGTCAAAACTCATTTTATGATTATTTTGGAGAGATATTGTCTCCAATCATTGAACTGCATTTTGAGGATATGTTTGAGGAATCAGAAGACAAAAATTTTTACGTTATATTCTTTACAGATGCCATTAGAACATCTATTGCCCGTTGGCTGCTAGAGGGAGCTAAAATTTCTCCTAATAAATATGTAAAATTGTTAAAAACCGCAGTTACTGGAATTGCACTTAAAATTGTAGAAGATATGGATTTAGATTAA
- a CDS encoding calcium/sodium antiporter, with protein sequence MIYAILFFCIGLLLIVKGGDWFTESAISIARASGLPEVLIGATIVSLATTLPEALVSISAAEDGYTTISIGNAVGSIICNIGLILAFINIIKPSKITSNFFKLKSLLMILYFVIMAYLAIDGRINKSDAIVLITMLIVYIVFDFFILKNKLDKKPVKQKLHLDSKMKLKIGLFFVLGAVAILAGSEILVHSGVILAKGIGVPESVIALSLIAVGTSLPEFATALTALKKGHANISIGNILGANILNITMVTGISAFVAPLKILKQNLFLDFPVALLVMLVLVIPSFISKRIYRVQGLALLIIYISYLVFMYSVHM encoded by the coding sequence TTGATATACGCAATTTTATTTTTCTGTATTGGATTATTACTGATAGTTAAAGGTGGAGATTGGTTTACAGAATCTGCAATTTCAATAGCAAGAGCTTCTGGGCTTCCTGAGGTTCTAATAGGAGCTACTATTGTAAGTCTTGCAACAACATTGCCTGAAGCCCTAGTGTCCATATCAGCTGCTGAAGATGGCTATACTACAATTAGTATAGGTAATGCAGTCGGGTCAATTATTTGCAATATTGGCTTAATTCTCGCTTTTATTAACATAATTAAGCCTAGTAAAATTACTAGTAACTTCTTCAAGCTTAAATCTTTACTTATGATATTATATTTTGTGATAATGGCTTATTTGGCTATTGATGGAAGAATAAACAAATCAGACGCTATAGTTCTTATTACTATGCTAATAGTCTATATAGTCTTTGATTTCTTTATCTTAAAAAATAAACTGGATAAGAAGCCAGTCAAGCAAAAGCTTCATCTAGATTCTAAAATGAAGCTAAAAATTGGACTATTCTTCGTATTGGGAGCTGTTGCCATATTAGCAGGCTCTGAGATATTAGTTCACAGTGGTGTCATATTAGCAAAGGGTATAGGAGTTCCTGAATCAGTTATTGCATTATCATTAATAGCAGTAGGTACATCTCTACCTGAGTTTGCAACAGCTCTTACAGCTCTTAAGAAGGGGCATGCAAATATATCTATTGGTAACATATTAGGAGCAAATATATTGAATATAACTATGGTTACTGGTATATCTGCCTTCGTAGCTCCTCTTAAGATTCTAAAGCAAAATTTGTTCCTAGATTTTCCTGTTGCCCTTTTAGTAATGCTAGTATTAGTTATTCCTTCATTTATTAGTAAAAGGATTTATAGAGTTCAAGGATTGGCGTTGCTGATAATTTATATTTCATACTTGGTGTTTATGTATAGTGTGCATATGTAG